Proteins encoded together in one Spartinivicinus poritis window:
- a CDS encoding DUF1820 family protein: MTNTIFKVIFFNQGHVYEVYARQIFQSELYGFIEVEEFVFGERSQVVVDPSEEKLKTEFEGVKRSYIPMTAVIRIDEVTKEGVSKISEAKGEKIAQFPLPPVPGKKD; encoded by the coding sequence ATGACGAATACGATTTTTAAGGTTATTTTTTTTAACCAAGGTCATGTCTATGAGGTTTATGCAAGGCAAATCTTTCAAAGTGAGCTTTATGGCTTTATTGAAGTAGAGGAATTTGTTTTTGGCGAAAGATCCCAAGTGGTGGTTGATCCAAGCGAAGAAAAGCTCAAGACTGAATTTGAAGGAGTTAAACGAAGCTATATTCCAATGACGGCTGTTATCAGAATTGATGAGGTAACTAAAGAAGGGGTAAGTAAAATTAGTGAAGCGAAAGGTGAGAAAATTGCCCAATTTCCGCTACCCCCAGTGCCAGGTAAAAAGGACTAA
- a CDS encoding tetratricopeptide repeat protein: MNCFCQQLRIYSSSLREMYNQAIRHLRPSPPQFLSLIFCQLFLVINIGVAHAEHNSNQIGMPEKYGFNQLLIPASERCHIDPETENLPAAVVACELAASNGDPEAQYLLGHLYYQGVVVDLDLEQAKYWFELASLQGHSKAQYQLAFMYYRGVGINQDYTQAYIMMKMAAVNGYNEAISVSDEINSKLSQEQRALAFYTLSRIFQMYANQLETEESIPASSPLQ, encoded by the coding sequence GTGAACTGCTTTTGCCAGCAACTTCGCATTTACTCCTCATCATTACGAGAGATGTATAATCAAGCTATTCGTCATTTGAGGCCTTCACCACCCCAGTTCCTTTCGCTAATTTTCTGTCAGCTTTTTTTGGTTATAAATATTGGTGTTGCTCATGCAGAGCACAACTCAAATCAAATAGGCATGCCAGAGAAATATGGCTTTAATCAGTTATTAATTCCCGCTTCAGAGCGCTGTCATATAGACCCAGAAACAGAAAATCTGCCAGCGGCAGTCGTTGCTTGTGAGCTAGCAGCCAGTAATGGTGACCCAGAAGCTCAGTACTTATTAGGCCACTTGTATTACCAAGGGGTTGTGGTTGATTTAGATCTTGAGCAAGCTAAATACTGGTTTGAACTGGCGTCATTGCAAGGACACAGCAAAGCTCAATACCAACTTGCCTTTATGTATTATCGAGGAGTTGGCATAAACCAAGACTATACCCAGGCTTATATCATGATGAAAATGGCGGCGGTAAATGGCTATAACGAAGCAATCAGTGTCAGTGATGAAATCAATAGCAAACTATCTCAGGAACAGCGAGCCCTAGCCTTTTATACCCTAAGCCGCATTTTTCAGATGTATGCAAACCAGCTGGAAACAGAAGAAAGTATACCTGCAAGCTCTCCGCTCCAATAA
- the miaB gene encoding tRNA (N6-isopentenyl adenosine(37)-C2)-methylthiotransferase MiaB — MAKKLFIKTHGCQMNEYDSSRMADLLGESHALELTENPEEADVLLLNTCSIREKAQEKVFHQLGRWRALKDKNPDLVIGVGGCVASQEGSAIQDRAPYVDVIFGPQTLHRLPEMIETSQVQHVPVVDVTFPEIEKFDRLPDPSVEGASAFVSIMEGCSKYCTFCVVPYTRGEEVSRPFNDVMAECVHLAEQGVREVNLLGQNVNAYQGLKDDGDTADLAELITYIAAIDGIDRIRFTTSHPVEFSDSLINVYADVPELVSHLHLPVQSGSDRTLAAMKRGHTVLEYKSKLRRLMKIRPDISLSSDFIIGFPGETDKDFEATMNLIQEIGFDTSFSFIYSARPGTPAADLIDDTPEETKKQRLQILQQRINQNAQAISRRMVGSQQRILVTGYSKKDPGQLQGRTENNRVVNFHATDPQLIGKFVDVIITEALPNSLRGDMVGSELDDSTTIN; from the coding sequence ATGGCCAAAAAGCTTTTTATTAAAACCCATGGTTGCCAGATGAATGAGTATGATTCATCTCGCATGGCTGACTTATTGGGTGAAAGCCATGCGCTGGAGTTGACCGAAAACCCCGAAGAAGCTGATGTACTTTTGTTAAATACGTGCTCAATTAGAGAAAAAGCCCAAGAGAAAGTATTTCATCAGCTAGGCCGCTGGCGAGCCTTAAAAGATAAAAATCCTGATTTAGTCATTGGAGTCGGTGGCTGTGTTGCCAGCCAGGAAGGGAGTGCGATTCAAGATCGAGCCCCCTATGTGGATGTCATCTTTGGCCCCCAAACCCTGCACCGACTACCAGAAATGATTGAAACCAGCCAGGTACAACATGTACCGGTTGTTGATGTCACCTTCCCTGAAATTGAAAAGTTTGATCGCCTGCCAGACCCAAGTGTAGAAGGTGCCTCCGCTTTTGTTTCTATCATGGAAGGCTGCAGTAAATACTGCACTTTCTGTGTTGTGCCTTATACCCGTGGAGAAGAAGTCAGCCGGCCTTTTAATGATGTAATGGCTGAGTGCGTCCACCTTGCCGAACAAGGGGTGAGAGAAGTTAATTTATTGGGTCAAAATGTAAATGCTTATCAGGGGCTGAAAGATGATGGTGATACAGCCGATTTAGCAGAGCTGATTACCTATATCGCTGCAATTGATGGTATTGACCGGATTCGCTTTACTACCTCTCATCCAGTGGAATTTTCTGACAGTCTAATCAATGTCTATGCTGACGTACCTGAATTGGTAAGCCATTTACATTTGCCAGTACAAAGTGGCTCAGATCGAACTCTAGCTGCCATGAAACGTGGGCACACAGTATTGGAGTATAAATCCAAGCTACGTCGCCTAATGAAAATTCGCCCAGATATCAGCTTGTCTTCTGACTTTATTATTGGCTTCCCAGGCGAAACGGATAAAGACTTTGAAGCCACCATGAATCTGATTCAAGAGATTGGCTTTGATACTTCATTTAGTTTTATTTATAGCGCCAGACCAGGCACACCGGCTGCAGACCTGATAGACGACACCCCTGAAGAAACCAAAAAGCAACGCCTGCAAATTTTACAGCAGCGCATCAACCAAAATGCTCAAGCCATTAGCCGCCGAATGGTAGGCAGTCAGCAGAGAATTTTGGTAACTGGTTATTCAAAGAAAGACCCTGGCCAGCTTCAAGGCCGCACCGAAAACAACCGAGTGGTTAATTTTCATGCCACTGATCCTCAGTTGATTGGGAAGTTTGTTGATGTAATTATTACAGAAGCGCTTCCCAATTCGCTAAGAGGCGATATGGTAGGCTCTGAGCTGGATGACAGCACAACCATAAATTAG